The segment GGCGTGTCGACTGGCGGATCCTTCACCCTGTGTGTTGGTGATTCGTCAGCGAGGCAGATCGTCGTCAATGTAACCGGGCGGCCGAGGCTGGCCGATGGCAGTTGCTCACCATGAATCTGGACTACACTTTTACTAAAGCCAACGCGAACCATTGCAGACGACAGTGACTCAGATGAGATCAATGAAATTCAAGCAACGCCAACTCGGCATCGGTATGGTTGAGGTGCTCGTGACGCTGGTCATTATCAGCGTGGGCTTTCTTAATATGGCGGCATTGCAGACTACCGCCAAGCGCTCAAACTTCGACGCCGTTCAGCGCACTACTGCCGTGATGCTTGCCCATGACATCGTGGAGCGGATGCGCGCCAACCCCGGCGTGCTGGAAACTTATCTTACCAATGGCGTAGGCGGTGGAACTCTCGGTGCGCCGGCCAGGGACTGCGGTGCCGGTGTCCAGTGCACGCCCCTGCAGCTGGCAGTTTTTGATCTCTATGAGTGGGAGCAGGCTATTGACGGGGTGTCAGAGTCCCGGATCATAAGCGGTACGCTCACACAAACCGGGGGGCTTGCCAATCCAACTGCCTGCGTTACCGGCCCCGCTGGCGGCGGCCCGGGCATTTACACGATTACCATCGTCTGGCGCGGACTGGCCGAGCTCAGCAATACCTCGGCCAGTCCCTGCGGGGCCTTGTCAGGCAGCTTCGGTGCGGCATTGGAATTCCGCCGTATTCTGGCCTTCAACAGTTACATCTCTTCATGAGGCGCCGATGAGTAAATTTTCCAAACAGTCTGGCTTTACCATCAGTGAGCTCATGATTTCTCTGGGATTGGGTGTCGCGTTGATATCCGGTGCGGTCACTATTTTCGTTCAGAGCAATCGCAGCGCGCTGCAGGACGAACAGATTTCGATCATGATGGACAACGGCCGTTTCCTGATGCGGCTGATGAGCCGGGAATTGGCCATGGCGGGTTTCTGGGGCAAATACCTGGACGTGGCAACGATCAGTGAGCACGCCTCAGTCAACGTGGGGACCGACTGCGGAGCGCCCGCCAGTGACTGGGCAATGGAGCTTCAGGGGCTGGAATTACTCTCCAACGCCAATGTCTTTTCCGCGGCAGCGAACTTTGCCTGTCTGCCGGCAGCCAGCATTGTGCCGGGTGCAGACATACTGGCAGTCAAGCGGGTTGCTGATAGCGACACCGACGATGGGGACCTGCAAAACGGCCAGATGTACTTGCGTACCAACGGGGCTGGTGCTCAGATTTTTCTGGGAGGCGGCAGTGGCACACCGCCAGCACTCGGGGGAACCGAGTCAAACTGGGCGTATGTCCCGAGCATTTTCTACCTGCGTAATTTTTCGGTCACGGCCGGCGACGGCCTGCCCGCACTGTGCCGGGCTTTTCTGAATCCGGATT is part of the Gammaproteobacteria bacterium genome and harbors:
- the pilV gene encoding type IV pilus modification protein PilV; amino-acid sequence: MKFKQRQLGIGMVEVLVTLVIISVGFLNMAALQTTAKRSNFDAVQRTTAVMLAHDIVERMRANPGVLETYLTNGVGGGTLGAPARDCGAGVQCTPLQLAVFDLYEWEQAIDGVSESRIISGTLTQTGGLANPTACVTGPAGGGPGIYTITIVWRGLAELSNTSASPCGALSGSFGAALEFRRILAFNSYISS
- a CDS encoding PilW family protein, with protein sequence MSKFSKQSGFTISELMISLGLGVALISGAVTIFVQSNRSALQDEQISIMMDNGRFLMRLMSRELAMAGFWGKYLDVATISEHASVNVGTDCGAPASDWAMELQGLELLSNANVFSAAANFACLPAASIVPGADILAVKRVADSDTDDGDLQNGQMYLRTNGAGAQIFLGGGSGTPPALGGTESNWAYVPSIFYLRNFSVTAGDGLPALCRAFLNPDSSPDMTNQCLVDGIEDMQVELGIDDDRDFIADYYTGTPNAAELSDAVSARVYVLARSIGEVPNYLNDKTYRLGTKVVAAANDGFYRRVFSTTVRLRNPSNLAGVGT